Below is a genomic region from Gopherus evgoodei ecotype Sinaloan lineage chromosome 17, rGopEvg1_v1.p, whole genome shotgun sequence.
TCTAATTTTACatagtgattttcttttttgtactTTTGATTCTTGTAACAGGATGTTTTATTGTAAGCATAGCTTTGCTGTCATGACCTAAAGTCCTTTTGTGCATGTGTTTTCCTGGAGTCTTTTTTTGAGAGCTGGTCACTAGAGAGTAACATCACTAACTCATACAGAAGGTCAGCATGTTATGGCAGGGTGCATGTCCCCGGTCAgtccttcttttaaaattaatatcagTATATTAGTACTAGGTTATTTTGACTGTTAAttctattttcaaatacatttaagGGGACTagtaaaaatgaatgaaaagctGAATGCTGTTATCTTAtaaagggtgggagagagaatATTGAGATAAAGTTTAATAAATTTACAATACTTTTATTTTTAGCCCATGAGTTTTCAGTGCCCTGTACAATTTTCATTGGCCTCTATACAATTATTAAATTAGATTTCTATAAgccttaaaaaaatcagtgttcaGGGAAAAATTGTAAATACTGATGTCTTTAACTTGGACTCATTATCCTACTCCCGGctgcaggttttttgtttttttttagcttCTTGGGTCACAAAAATAGTGTGATTTAGCATATCTGCAGAAAGAAGAATATGGAAATCTGAAGAGTGAGAAATTAGCAGCTGGTCCCTTGATGCAATGTCATGATTGacacaggagaaaagaaaaatgttatatgGCAGGGGTGGCCTCCAACTATACTCTAGCAGAAGAGCTGGCTTCTGTTGCCAGCTCTGCAACTGATGTGGGCAAGTAACTGCCCCTCGCTAGGCCCCCAGCAGTGCTGCGACACGCTGTGTGGGCACagcctgggggcagagccagagctATCTGTTCAGTATCTCTGCCTTAAAGGCTTCTGGTAGTTGAGCAGCCACTGAAAATTACGACTCTTTAATGCGCCTCAAGCTGGACACCCAACCTCACTACCCACTGTTGAAGATCTTGCCCACAAGCTGGAGCTCCCCGAACCCCACCCCTGTGCGAGGCGCTGTGCAAATGGAGCcaagagtccctgccccaggggccaTTTAAAAGCACCTGGGGGGTTGGCCCATGTTCTACCTATTGAGTATTTATTTCAGCCTTAAAGGCTTCAGGACGCCCAGCTGCGTCCTAGGGTTACCAgctttggttggatgtattcctggaggtttcatcacatgacataatctttaattcctggagcaatcctggagggctggcaaccctactgCGTCCATGCAGCACCACAAGCCCAGGAAAGCAGTAGACATATTATAATCCCATCCCCTTGTCTCCCTTTCAGCCTTTGCTCCCACAGGGGTAGTCACGGAGCTTGGTTCCCACCGCCAATGTACTGCGGGGGTGTGAAGGCTGAGCCATAGGAATTTTTCTTTCACCGAAAAGCCAACACCCAATTTCAGCAGAAAGCAAGTGTGCTGCAGCTGAGAGTAACCATAGCCCACAGTTTTGAAAAGTGACTAGTTATTGTGGATGCCAACTTGAGACAGTTTCAAGTAGAGGTAGTCAAGTATTTTGGTCAAGGTCCagcctccagagaaaataatgatGGCAAATAAAAGGATGTAAGGTCCACTtaaaagcctctggcaggctggACTGGGCCCACAGGCTACCTGTTCAGTATCTCTGCCTTAAAGGCTTATGGTAGTTGAGCAGCCACTGAAAATTATGACTCTGTAATGCCTCTCAAGCTGGACACCCAACCTCACCACTCACAATGATTTAAGTACAAATTAAGCAGactccctctctcccaccaaaTACAGCTCTGAAAGCATATAATTGCAGAAGTGGCAACTACCAAATATCAGGCTGTTTAAAATAGTGATTAGTGTTTACGTTTCGGTGCTCAAATGGCTAGTGTCTCCCCAttgtagaacataagaacagctgttccgggtcagaccaaaggtccatccagccccgtatctgtctactgacagtggccaatgccaggtgccccagagggagtgaagctaatagggaatgattaagtgatctcttgcctgccatccatctccatcctctgacaaacagaggccagggacaccattccttacccatcctggccaatagccattaatggacttaacgtccgtgaatttatccagttcccgtTTAAACacttatagtcccagccttcacaacctcctcaggcaaggagttccacaagtagGTATGTGTTGAAACATGCAGCCAAAAGGTAAAAcaacacaccccccacccccccatctgcCCTGCAAGAGAAACCTGCCACTGGAGCCCTTCTCGCAAACACGTTGGTCTGTTATCTCACCCCCCGGTGTGTAACTTCCCTCAGGAAGAAAACCAAGGCGGTGGGTGGGTCCATCTGCAGACACTAATTACCGTAATCACGGCGTAACCCCTGGGCAGCAATTCGCATTCATGGACCTCAACCGCAGTCATAAAAGGAGTGTGATTATCATGATTCTCTCACAGCTatggccccccgccccccccgaggCCTAGCCGGGAACAGAAGAACCGTAGTCCGAGTCCGGCGCCCCACGCCCCGGAAGCTGGGAGAAACACTTCCGGGTGATGGCTTGCACTTCCGGGTGATGGCTTGCACTTCCGGCTGAGAGGCCGGTCCCTGTCCTCTGCTCCCGCACGTGCCGCGGCCCCGCCTCACTCGGCCTCGCTCTCCTGGCAGGATGCTGCTGGCCCGGGCGCTGCGCTCCGCCGCCGCCGCTCTCCGCCCGCTGCCGCAGCGGCTCCAGCCCCCCCCGCTGCTGCGGCCCGCGGCCCTGCTCTGCGACGCCCGCCCGCCGGCCGCCCGCCCCTTCACACGCAGCCTCTGGCTGCTCAGCGCGGACGCCGCCGGCACGCAGCGGCCTGGCCTCCTGCGGCCTCAGCGCGCCTCCCCCGCCGGCGCGTCCTGCGGCTGCGGCGGCCTCCACACGGAGGGTAGGAGTGGGGCCGGGGGGGTCCCCCGTGGGCGGGGCGGGAGTCCCGGGGAAAGAGCGGGGTTTCCTGGGCGCGGGGAGCCCCGTCCCCGGGTGCATGCGGGCGGGCGGGCGGTTCCCAGTAGAAGCGCCTTGCTGGCCTGGAGGGTCAGTGTGCGGGTAACAGGCCCAGGTGGACGCTCCGCTTCTGGGGCTGGCTCCTTGTCAGGGATGGCGAAAGGGCCGGGAGCTCTGAACCGCCcttttgggtcagaccaaaggtccatccagcccagtatctgtctactgacagtggccaatgccaggtgccccagagggagtggacctaacaggcaatgatcaagtgatctctcccctgccatccatctccaccctctgacaaacgcaccgtttcttacccatcctggctaatagccattaatggacttaacctccatgaatttatccagttctcttttaaaggctgttatagtcctagccttcacagcctcctcaggcaagaaaTTCCACAAGTTgtctgtgcgctgcgtgaagaacttccttttatttgttttaaacctgctgcccattaatttcatttggtggcccctagttcttgtattatgggaataagtaaataacttttccttatctacttgtTCTGGGCTCCTTCCCTCGGAAAATCTGCAGCTGTAAACTGCTTTTCTCTGTGCTCCTGATGTTCCCTATGTGGCACATGGGCGgtagggggggaagggagagggtgctGCACTTTCCTCCCAGCGGCTTGCTCAGTCACATTATGCAAGTTAAAGTGTGGTATGTGCCCTTGGGGTGTGACTGTGTCCATAGGCTCTTGTGTTCTCTGCATCTCAACAATCCCTAGGCACCGAGTCTCCTGTGCATCGAGATGCTGGGTGGGGATGGATGAAAGATGTCTGACTATAGCAGAACTAGGAATTGGGTCTGTGGGATTCTGTTCCTATCTTTGTCACTGACAaaatgtgtgaccttgggcaagtcacttaaccttcctGTTATGTCAGTCCCATGTCGTTTCCCCCTCACATCTTAATTTCAGCAAACCTAGCAGTGAAATACAGATAATTCACGTGCCTTATGGAAAGGGTTGGTGATacataatgtttgcaaagcagtgTGAGCTCCTTAGATGGATAGTTAAACaggtttttatctgtattgtAGTCTAGTTTCAGTCATGGGGGTACATTGGGATTgtcaccctctgacttcactcCTAGGCCCTACAGGGCAGCTTCTGATGCCTGAGGTCCGCTGTAGTCACTGGGAACCCTGCTTAAGACTCCAGTGATTCCATCCAAGATGATTCCATCCAAATTCTTGTGCTCACTTCATTAATAATTTAGGTGCTTTTATTCTCATGTATTGTACCTGTATCTGTACTTGTATGTAttgaaagaacagtttttaataaTGTCTTTTAGTAATGACTTAACTCTTCATCCAGAACTTCAGCCCCTTTGACAAATTAAGGGCTCTCACATGTCATCACTCTGCACACACTTTAATTTTTTGCCCTCTTCAATATAGTGCTTTTCAGCTGAACATTGCAAAACTCTTTATGAACGAGTAGGCCTTGTAATCTCAGAATAAAGTATGTGGTATTACCTCCCACCATCACCACTTTATACCAGGATAAACTGAGGTACACAGATGTTGTTTGGTCAAGTCAATGGCTAAGCTAGAAATAGAATCCTGGAGGCCTAACTTCTTTCTCTTCTAGCCACAAGGGAACAATATTTCTCTAACTCCGGTGTTTTAATgtcttcatttctttttattcctCCCAGGGGACAAAGTATTTGCAGAGTTTCTGACAGATGAAATTAAAGAGGAGAAGAAGATCCAGAAACATAAATCCCTGCCCAAGATGTCTGGAGGGTGGGAGCTAGACGTGCATGGCACTGAAGCCAAATTGTTGCGGAAAATAGCTGGTGAGAGGTAAGTGTGAGATGGGTTTTTCGCTGAGCTGATATTTGATCTTGTCAGTGAATGTAAGGACTTAGTATAAATACCAGTGAAGCAGGATAAGCACATCTTGTCCGTGATAGATGTTGTGTTAATGAAAAGCTGTTAACTTAGAATGCTTCCCAGTGACACTTGGTGCTGCAATTCAGGCCAAGTGGAGATTACAAAAGTTTTGTAGTCTCTTTATTTTTCCATCCTGTAGCGCAATGGGGTATACTTTGCCATTGTATCTTGTCTTGTGTCTTCTAAGGATCCATGGCACCATTTCACCCTAGGGGGCAATAGGAAACATGAATTTAATCTAGTAAACTGAGAATGTGTTAGTTCTTAAATATGGGAAATATTTGGGGTTTAAGCTTGCACAGTgatcttattttaaaatttatcctTGAGTAGCACACCATACGAAGTGCAGGGGAAATTCAGTTAAGTGCACAATATACTTCAGGCCCTGTTACTGACATCCCAGATTGAATAAGCAGCTGAAATTTTGTGAGCAGGAATAGAGTTGTGAGTATCAGTTCAACTAATGTGGCTTTTATCTGGTATTTAATCTCATCCTCTTGTTACATTGTGTTGAAGGATTACAGTTACATTCAACATTAACAACAGCATTCCACCAACATTTGATGAAGAACCACAAGAAGGACAGAAAGCTGATGAACAGGAGGTAAATTTACAGCCTTTATGTACCCTTTCAATTACTACAGTGTAGTAGAGGAGGATGTTAGGCATTTTCCTGGTGTACAGTTAAACTATCCTCTCCCTCTTATTGCAATATCAGAGGAAGCAAGACACCTGGTAGGCATAAAATGTGCCCGTACAAGAGGATCCTTTGTAGCTAAAAGTGAAGGGAACTAGGATGTTCGAATTTATGGCTACCTTTGCAACTTGCTGCGATGAAGTACAGTTAAAAAAACTTAATCCATAAATATATTCACACACCCCTTGATCTTTTGTAAGGTCATCTATATTTATGGTGATGGTGGGATTTAATCAGACGGTATTACGATAGTTAGTAAATATTATCACTTACTACTTTTTAAAGTGAGCGATGTGATGGTTTTGAGGCAAAACCTTGCTTTGCTGTGAACACCGATATTAGACATATTCAAGGAATCTCTGTAGTGTCTAAAAACAAACCAGTTTGAGGTTTGTAGCAGTTGGCTTATGTACTGCCTGCTTTCCCCACTGGTATTTGTATAGAAAGTAGTTACCTAGCATAGGTGGAGTCCTATGCTAACATGCTCTTCCTCTCATTTTTCATAGCCTGAACTTACATCGACTCCTAACTTTGTTGTAGAAGTAACAAAAGATGACCCCAAACAGACTCTTGTGCTTGACTGCCACTATCCTGAGGATGAGGTAGGTATCATGAATTGGAGGAAATGAACCACTGGTAATTGTGGGTTGAGTGTGGTGGCAATGCACTCTGATTCTGTGCACATTATCCTCCTGGCTGTGGCATGATTTTGCCATCATCTTATTCCTCTTGTCTGATCATGCAAGATTTTGCTGTACAATGTATATCTACTTCCATAATCTATAGACAGCCCTATTACCATCTTGCTCAGTGCAACACAATAAAAGGTTTTAAAtatttgcagagctgggaagttGCACTCCACTCTGCATATCCTGATCTCGCTTCCCTGAGTATAGCTGCTTGAGTTCCTCTGTTCTAATAGCTTTTGCTGAACAGAGTAGGCAGAAGGAAGTGAGCAGCAATTTTTAGCAGTGTACCGTAACTTGAAAGACGGCAATTTGAAACttataaaaggaaatatatttctACACAATGTATAATTGACTTATGGAATTCACTGTCACTAGGTGTCAAATTCCAAAATAAATTCGACATTTTTTCTGTTGAGAACATTGCAGttgcatttgacttttttttttaaaaaaccttaataaAATCCTTAGAAGGGATAGAAATCTTAATGCTTCATAGTATAAGCCAAACTCTAGTTGACAACATTTAGGAGGAAACAACGT
It encodes:
- the C1QBP gene encoding complement component 1 Q subcomponent-binding protein, mitochondrial, which codes for MLLARALRSAAAALRPLPQRLQPPPLLRPAALLCDARPPAARPFTRSLWLLSADAAGTQRPGLLRPQRASPAGASCGCGGLHTEGDKVFAEFLTDEIKEEKKIQKHKSLPKMSGGWELDVHGTEAKLLRKIAGERITVTFNINNSIPPTFDEEPQEGQKADEQEPELTSTPNFVVEVTKDDPKQTLVLDCHYPEDEIGHGEEEESDIFSIREVSFQPTGESDWKDTNYTLSTDSLDWALYDHLMDFLADRGVDNTFADELIELSTALEHQEYIRFLEDLKSFVKCQ